Proteins encoded together in one Ciona intestinalis chromosome 3, KH, whole genome shotgun sequence window:
- the LOC100177862 gene encoding macrophage mannose receptor 1-like, translating into MLSYRVVEAIVCNASNSALHNTQQPYHSWSNNSDADVSDVGFYLSGFTYRTFPSYFVYQCSLTCFKDNRCMSFNFHHNDYTCELNYVSRKSLNPKPFEWIQKEAGWIPVIKGLIRKEESRYYSRDAFILVDRLKHLAPCAEACGTDNLCSPLFTHQQNEDRNKTQCQQLNFPLKGFLAKWSQWSRWSSCSVECGSGFRKRTRLCEKTSRSWMCRGISVDKELCNTITCPYWTPWGPWSECSNKHKCGTGSKRRERTCLLVEPETKTTCVGDAVAEWSCRLTNCQGPLKLSEKTKGVVYIADDADYFNVTWRAVCKSSHTTMDVQMKIKDTVCRSINMFSTMHKYQNVSATLGPPYLIPVKCSANESYLMKCEHSGLKEQKCDSQLYVSCSGLKDGWYAPGNGYQYFVVPCSGYTTAKEKCKNRNARLAYTGPRNKTVMRKLFTNLLLPQPKRLYFDLKYVNSKWQWGDGQMLTSSESMWHYWFRYNPQPENSVNQPCGGSQLSQYEAWYDFTCAGNGLAVCEMKIDPMPNDDCGPNENLVIKCTQSECEEKYKVTCSERQGWYAPGNGYQYIVSPKVENFSAGKAACVALNATVAVHGAKNITTYKKIYSNVFNRVHGRVALGLTREVREGVDSWKWEDGSSVTSNYWYKDEPRSNGPGYCAGPVNTGTRQSGALWVDYECNQPMFVLCEALTLVTSNDCSKNENYLVKCSKSGWKLISECDVHHLTCSGQRIGWISPGNGYQYNLTPTTSSYIAATMYCRNMQSRMAVMGFKYQTVLKKLYQMLDLANLYHSVVVGLKDDFQEGKFLWEDGSPLNSTVVNWYRAQPNNYWNQDCVFLTLAKGQLFSDERCDGWSFYGVCEDKSMLRFLECKSGYADLMCSLDDCLKNFHVTCTAKRDNWYIPGNGFQYKITEVVENYNMGKLTCQTMRSSIAIKGPQDISTMRKLYDHFAPMQMDTPLLFGLQYDFDTGKWLWANGTELTTSNWANGLENNVISSCAGISFVSGLYKWGNFNCTQEVYVLCEAPVEGLLHPSHCGVGEISLMHCSESGWDIASECLYPLEVTCSGVREGWFSPENGFQYLVTTQLYDYSSGITACQSLQANIAAHGPKSNKIMQKIYKFFEDKFSSFWIGLDDRRSEGKFVWADGTYLSPSVWSPAYSINDFTEDCVLMLSGTWRASDCSAAFPVLCEDNVA; encoded by the exons ATGCTATCGTATAGAGTAGTTGAGGCTATCGTATGTAATGCTTCTAACTCTGCCCTGCACAATACACAACAACCTTACCACTCGTGGTCGAACAATTCCGATGCAGATGTCAGCGACGTTGGATTTTATTTGTCTGGATTCACCTACCGTACTTTCCCCTCCTACTTCGTATACCAGTGCTCGCTGACTTGCTTCAAGGATAACAG ATGTATGTCGTTTAACTTCCACCACAACGACTATACTTGCGAACTCAACTACGTGAGCCGAAAGTCGCTAAACCCGAAACCATTCGAATGGATCCAGAAAGAAGCTGGATGGATCCCAGTGATCAAAGGTCTTATTAGGAAGGAAGAGTCGCGTTATTACAGCCGAGATGCATTTATCCTGGTCGATAGATTG AAACACCTAGCTCCTTGCGCGGAAGCGTGTGGTACCGACAACCTGTGCTCCCCGCTTTTCACCCATCAACAGAATGAAGATAGAAACAAGACGCAGTGTCAGCAATTAAACTTCCCATTGAAAG GTTTTCTGGCTAAATGGTCACAGTGGAGTAGGTGGTCGAGTTGCAGTGTGGAATGTGGAAGTGGGTTTCGCAAACGAACAAGACTTTGCGAAAAAACAAGTCGTTCATGGATGTGCAGGGGGATATCTGTAGACAAGGAGTTATGTAACACAATTACTTGTCCGT ACTGGACGCCATGGGGTCCATGGAGTGAATGttcaaataaacataaatgtgGCACTGGGTCCAAACGAAGGGAAAGAACTTGTCTTTTAGTGGAACCAGAAACGAAAACAACATGTGTAGGTGATGCAGTTGCAGAGTGGTCATGTAGACTGACCAATTGTCAAG GGCCTCTCAAGCTATCAGAGAAAACAAAAGGAGTGGTGTATATTGCTGATGATGCCGACTACTTTAATGTCACCTGGAGAGCAGTTTGTAAA TCATCACATACAACCATGGATGttcaaatgaaaattaaagaCACAGTTTGCAGGTCCATAAACATGTTTAGCACGATGCATAAATATCAGAACGTATCTGCAACTCTG GGCCCACCATATTTAATACCTGTGAAATGTTCAGCAAATGAAAGCTATTTGATGAAATGTGAACACAGTGGATTGAAGGAACAGAAATGTGATTCCCAACTTTATGTTTCATGTTCAG gtTTGAAAGATGGGTGGTATGCTCCTGGCAATGGTTACCAGTATTTTGTTGTACCATGTAGTGGATATACTACTGcaaaagaaaaatgtaaaaaccgGAACGCAAGGTTGGCTTATACAGGTCCCAGAAATAAAACTGTCATGCG CAAACTATTTACGAATCTTTTGCTGCCACAACCAAAAAGattgtattttgatttaaaatacgTGAACAGTAAATGGCAGTGGGGTGATGGTCAAATGTTAACTAGCAGTGAGAGCATGTGGCATTATTGGTTCAGATACAATCCACAGCCAGAAAATTCTGTGAATCAACCATGTGGGGGCAGTCAGCTTTCCCAATATGAAGCATGGTATGATTTTACTTGTGCCGGCAATGGATTGGCAGTTTGTGAAATGAAAATA GATCCAATGCCAAACGATGATTGTGGTCCAAATGAAAATTTAGTGATAAAATGTACACAGAGTGAATgtgaagaaaaatataaagtcaCATGTTCAG AAAGGCAAGGGTGGTATGCCCCAGGAAATGGCTATCAATACATTGTGTCACCAAAAGTTGAAAACTTTTCAGCAGGAAAAGCAGCATGTGTTGCACTGAATGCAACTGTTGCAGTACATGGTGCAAAAAACATTACCACTTACAA AAAAATTTATAGCAATGTATTCAACCGGGTGCATGGTAGAGTAGCACTGGGTCTAACAAGAGAGGTAAGAGAGGGTGTGGATTCCTGGAAGTGGGAAGATGGAAGTAGTGTTACCTCTAATTACTGGTACAAGGATGAACCAAGATCAAATGGACCTGGTTATTGCGCTGGTCCTGTCAATACTGGAACAAGGCAATCAGGAGCACTGTGGGTAGATTATGAATGCAATCAaccaatgtttgttttgtgtgaGGCTCTG ACACTTGTAACATCCAATGATTGcagcaaaaatgaaaattatttggTTAAATGCTCAAAATCAGGATGGAAATTAATATCAGAATGTGATGTACACCATCTTACTTGCAGTG GTCAACGTATTGGTTGGATATCTCCTGGTAATGGTTACCAGTATAATTTAACTCCAACTACTTCAAGTTATATTGCAGCAACCATGTATTGCAGAAACATGCAATCAAGAATGGCTGTGATGGGTTTTAAATATCAAACTGTGTTAAA AAAGCTGTATCAAATGTTGGACTTGGCCAATTTATATCATTCAGTTGTTGTTGGGTTAAAAGATGATTTCCAGGAAGGCAAGTTCCTTTGGGAGGATGGTAGCCCTTTGAACAGCACTGTGGTAAACTGGTATAGAGCACAACCAAACAATTATTGGAATCAGGATTGTGTTTTCCTAACATTGGCTAAAGGTCAATTATTTTCTGATGAAAGGTGCGATGGATGGTCATTTTATGGTGTTTGTGAAGACAAA TCTATGTTGAGATTTTTGGAATGTAAGTCTGGATATGCTGATCTGATGTGTTCATTGGATGACTGCTTGAAAAACTTTCATGTAACATGCACAG ctAAAAGAGATAACTGGTATATACCAGGCAATGGATTTCAATATAAGATTACAGAAGTTGTcgaaaattataacatgggtaaaTTAACCTGCCAAACTATGAGATCATCAATTGCAATCAAAGGACCACAAGATATTTCTACTATGAG GAAATTATACGATCACTTTGCTCCAATGCAAATGGACACTCCTCTGCTGTTTGGTTTGCAATATGATTTTGACACAGGAAAGTGGTTATGGGCAAATGGAACAGAATTAACTACTTCAAATTGGGCAAATGGTTTGGAAAATAATGTCATATCTAGTTGTGCTGGTATTTCTTTTGTAAGTGGCTTATACAAATGGGGAAACTTCAACTGTACCCAAGAAGTCTATGTTCTTTGTGAAGCACCTGTCGAG ggTTTATTGCATCCATCTCATTGTGGTGTGGGTGAAATATCACTGATGCACTGTTCTGAAAGTGGGTGGGATATTGCTTCTGAATGCCTATACCCTTTAGAAGTTACATGTTCAG gtgTAAGAGAAGGTTGGTTTTCTCCAGAAAATGGATTTCAATACTTAGTGACAACTCAACTGTATGATTATTCTTCTGGGATCACTGCATGTCAATCACTACAAGCAAATATTGCTGCACATGGCCCAAAGTCAAATAAAATCATGCA gAAAATATACAAGTTTTTTGAAGATAAATTTTCCAGTTTTTGGATTGGCCTAGATGACCGCAGAAGTGAAGGAAAATTTGTTTGGGCTGATGGGACGTATTTAAGTCCCTCAGTATGGAGTCCAGCCTATTCCATAAACGATTTTACAGaagattgtgttttaatgctAAGTGGCACATGGAGGGCAAGCGACTGCAGTGCTGCATTTCCAGTTTTATGTGAAGACAACGTGGCTTGA
- the LOC100182510 gene encoding uncharacterized protein LOC100182510, with product MFLFKKKNSAVNVTACEARDNEREEDGFVLVGETSDEKSTVKPNNPVNHEPPPKYEKLNEVSTSSGSYKAEQRTPQPEQCNQTNPTPNVISTHQPTHHSGKHDSSFAIQDIPFRFAGSVQVAANLRLQTWDISDVMPNVWSDLSEYSYDFTMEYNVLE from the exons atgttcttgtttaaaaagaaaaattctgCCGTTAATGTGACCGCATGTGAAGCTCGCGACAATGAGCGCGAGGAAGACGGATTCGTGTTAGTTGGGGAGACCAGCGATGAAAAGTCGACGGTAAAACCAAATAACCCCGTTAACCATGAACCACCACCAAAATACGAG aaacttAACGAAGTCTCTACTTCGAGCGGAAGTTATAAAGCTGAACAACGTACACCACAACCTGAACAATGTAATCAAACCAATCCAACCCCAAATGTTATTTCCACCCATCAACCTACCCACCACAGTGGCAAACATGACAGTTCTTTTGCAATTCAGGATATTCCCTTTCGATTTGCAGGCTCTGTCCAAGTCGCTGCCAATCTTAGGCTTCAAACATGGGATATAAGTGATGTGATGCCAAACGTGTGGAGTGACTTGTCAGAGTATAGTTATGATTTTACAATGGAATATAATGTTCTtgaatga
- the LOC100184880 gene encoding fidgetin-like protein 1 has translation MGSHNENLHTWQQRNFTFQSANPTASKKAGILRQNIAHISASLASHDVGTRFGLKCLSDETQSYVAIVDDSGASGLNNYSENALSLVSGIKEQSQHVTWKSGLTEKGIVGLDSVKQIIDATSHLKCSGNEKNICLFSDKTLINKYFQKSANVGGQASKTQHTDMDCKPSKAVYNVRSNPASTAFLNQGPSGKRTRLDDGASQSDSEDDNKPHVFKSAREQLCINQKKKNQRHSPQANPTKKSLGFSPKKSLGVRRNQCFSKFVPPSNHKDSTEDNGPMKYKVSADPSDKLDSDIHPKLKGIDPNLIELVMSEVMDHGAPIHWDHIAGLEYAKATIKEVVIWPMMRPDIFTGLRGPPKGILLFGPPGTGKTLIGKCIASQSGATFFSISASSLTSKWIGQGEKMVRALFAVASINQPAVIFIDEIDSLLSQRSDSEHESSRRIKTEFFVQLDGATTSSEDRILVVGATNRPHEIDEAARRRLVKRLYIPLPEDGAREQIITKLLQEQSYRMTEEEILSVVKRTEGFSGADVTNLCKEAALGPIRSLQFQDISKISTEDVRPIAVEDFNKALERVRPSVSKKDLSMYEEWNKVFGCGGI, from the exons ATGGGTTCACACAACGAAAATCTTCACACTTGGcaacaaagaaattttacTTTTCAATCCGCTAATCCAACAGCTTCAAAGAAGGCAGGAATACTTCGGCAAAATATTGCGCATATTTCTGCAAGCTTGGCCTCGCACGATGTTGGCACTcgatttggtttaaaatgtcTCTCTGATGAAACACAATCATATGTAGCAATAGTAGACg ATTCTGGTGCaagtggtttaaacaattattccGAAAACGCATTGTCCCTTGTTTCTGGAATCAAAGAACAAAGCCAGCACGTAACATGGAAATCTGGCCTTACAGAGAAAGGGATAGTTGGCCTTGACTCTGTCAAGCAAATAATTGATGCAACTAGCCATTTAAAATGCAGtggaaatgaaaaaaatatctgCTTGTTTTCggataaaacattaataaacaaatattttcaaaaaagtgcAAATGTGGGAGGGCAAGCAAGCAAGACACAACACACTGATATGGATTGTAAACCAAGTAAAGCCGTTTATAATGTCAGATCCAATCCAGCATCAACAGCTTTCCTCAATCAAGGTCCGTCTGGCAAAAGAACACGACTTGATGATGGTGCGTCACAAAGTGATAGTGAAG ACGACAACAAACctcatgtttttaaatctgcACGAGAACAACTCTGTATCAACCAGAAGAAGAAAAACCAAAGACACTCTCCGCAAG CAAATCCTACAAAGAAAAGTTTAGGTTTCAGTCCAAAGAAAAGTTTAGGTGTTAGAAGAAACCAATGTTTTTCCAAGTTTGTTCCACCATCAAATCATAAAGACAGCACAGAAGACAATGGGCCAATG AAGTACAAAGTTAGCGCAGATCCATCAGATAAATTGGACAGTGATATTCACCCAAAATTGAAAGGAATTGACCCAAATTTGATTGAACTTGTTATGAGTGAGGTGATGGACCATGGTGCCCCAATACATTGGGATCACATAGCCG GACTGGAATATGCCAAGGCTACAATAAAAGAAGTGGTAATTTGGCCAATGATGAGACCTGATATATTTACTGGGTTAAGGGGTCCTCCAAAG GGTATACTACTGTTTGGTCCACCAGGAACAGGAAAGACTTTGATTGGAAAATGCATCGCAAGTCAATCTGGTGCAACTTTTTTCAGCATCAGTGCTTCTTCTTTGACATCCAAATGGATTGGTCAAGgagaaaaaatg GTGAGAGCTTTATTTGCTGTAGCCAGTATCAACCAGCCTGCTGTCATTTTCATTGATGAAATTGATTCACTACTTTCACAACGCTCTGATTCTGAACATGAATCATCTCGGAGAATAAAAACAGAGTTTTTC gtACAATTGGATGGAGCAACCACGTCATCAGAAGACAGAATATTGGTTGTTGGAGCAACTAATCGACCACACGAGATTGATGAAGCTGCAAGAAGGCGTCTTGTGAAAAGATTATACATACCGCTTCCTGAAGATGGAGCTAGAGAACAg attattacaaaactgttACAAGAACAATCATATAGAATGACAGAAGAAGAAATATTATCAGTTGTCAAAAGAACTGAAGGGTTTTCCGGAGCTGATGTGACCAACTTATGCAAGGAAGCAGCATTGGGTCCAATAAGAAGTTTACAG TTTCAGGATATAAGTAAAATCAGCACAGAAGATGTTCGGCCAATTGCAGTTGAAGATTTCAACAAAGCATTGGAAAGAGTTCGGCCCAGTGTTTCTAAGAAAGATTTGTCAATGTATGAAGAATGGAATAAAGTATTCGGATGTGGTGGTATCTGA